A region from the Benincasa hispida cultivar B227 chromosome 12, ASM972705v1, whole genome shotgun sequence genome encodes:
- the LOC120067415 gene encoding classical arabinogalactan protein 9-like, whose amino-acid sequence MSSGSDSQNQSYALGNDSPVSSFSSSSFSSSPPPNLRKSTPVSTQLKASYGGATFALHLDVPTPPSTFEKALAKSSKKLVNPPAKTSLPRAKIPQKPKSAPKPRVKTPAKTRTRPSSMVAFKPYTKPASSPFIPNITLVGTTHEPLRTYTHTAPSPAVRSPPPLSIEPLAIIYPVESDTSNQPSPSPIIISSPGTPHTPVSTPPYTPPIPASDSPVSEHNLEDLIELTRRDEEEVFGAILASLNQE is encoded by the coding sequence ATGTCGTCCGGCTCAGATTCTCAGAACCAAAGCTACGCTCTTGGCAATGATTCGCCGGTAAGTTCCTTCTCCTCCTCTTCATTTTCGAGTTCACCACCACCTAACCTTAGGAAATCAACCCCCGTCTCTACCCAATTGAAAGCCTCTTACGGCGGTGCTACCTTTGCTCTGCATCTGGACGTCCCTACACCTCCTTCCACCTTCGAGAAAGCTTTGGCCAAGAGCTCCAAGAAACTTGTTAACCCTCCGGCCAAAACTTCTCTGCCTAGGGCTAAAATCCCACAAAAACCCAAGTCTGCCCCTAAACCAAGGGTAAAGACACCAGCCAAGACCAGGACGCGTCCATCATCTATGGTTGCATTCAAACCTTATACCAAGCCTGCCTCATCACCATTTATCCCAAACATAACCTTGGTGGGTACAACACATGAACCCCTTCGTACCTATACCCATACCGCACCATCTCCAGCAGTGCGTTCACCTCCCCCTCTATCCATTGAACCCTTGGCCATAATTTACCCTGTGGAATCAGACACGTCCAACCAGCCATCACCTTCACCCATCATAATATCCTCTCCAGGGACGCCTCACACCCCAGTGAGCACCCCGCCATACACTCCACCTATCCCAGCTTCTGACAGTCCTGTGTCAGAGCATAACCTTGAAGACTTGATAGAGTTAACAAGACGTGATGAAGAGGAAGTATTTGGAGCTATTTTAGCATCACTCAACCAAGAGTAA